The genomic segment TATAGGTAGGCTAAAAGTTCAGGAAAGAGAGTTAAAGCAAATCAAGGCTTGTCGTTACAGTGTTTGAAGAGACTCGACGGTGCCCCAGAGTAAGTAGTGCACTTCTCGGCACAGGTGGCGAGTGCGGAACCCGAGAAGGGGTATACGGCAGCCTGTCCAAAGGGTGCCAGGGCGGTGGGGATCGGTGAAGTTATGGTCTGTCCTTGGTTCAGATACGCCACCAGCCGCCTCATCTCCTCCAGAGCCTGCGCCTGCATGAGGATGTAGTTCTTGGCCAGGAGGAGAGTGGCTATTTTGGAGAGTTTTCTCACCGAGGGGCTGTGGGCGTAGGGAATAACGGCGCGCAGGCCGTCCAGCGCGTCGTTCAGGTCGTGCATCCTCCTTCTCTCGCGGGCGTTGATGCTGAGCCGCAGGGACCGTTGCTCCTTGGTCTTCTTGGCGAGGGCCCCTCCGGGCTTGTCGTCCCCAAATGACGAGCCCCTTTTCCGGGACTCCAGCGAGTCAAAGCCATCCTCATCGTCGCTCGTGTGTTCCCCGCCGCTCTCGTTGGACTTCGCGGTCTGCCCGGAGAGGAAATCAGTGGCAGGTGTAAGCGGGTACCGGCCGGGGCTTCCAGCACCATGGCCAGCGCCAAACCCGAAGGCTGACTGCCCGTAGCGCTGCGTCAGGTCGAGGAGCGCGTCGTTGCTGATGGACTTGAGCAGATTCTCTTCGTTGACATTCATTTTCTCTTCCAGAGC from the Pelmatolapia mariae isolate MD_Pm_ZW linkage group LG20, Pm_UMD_F_2, whole genome shotgun sequence genome contains:
- the bhlhe23 gene encoding class E basic helix-loop-helix protein 23 encodes the protein MNVNEENLLKSISNDALLDLTQRYGQSAFGFGAGHGAGSPGRYPLTPATDFLSGQTAKSNESGGEHTSDDEDGFDSLESRKRGSSFGDDKPGGALAKKTKEQRSLRLSINARERRRMHDLNDALDGLRAVIPYAHSPSVRKLSKIATLLLAKNYILMQAQALEEMRRLVAYLNQGQTITSPIPTALAPFGQAAVYPFSGSALATCAEKCTTYSGAPSSLFKHCNDKP